The DNA sequence AGCCCCCCCTTCACGACGTATGAGAGCAGCTCTGAGGTCGGTTACACAGAGTCTAGCATGAAATCGGGATCGTAGGGGTAAGTGTCGCTGCCCGAAGGCTCTTCGGGAAGTGGGTAGGTATACGTGAGGCTCATGTTTTGGAAGTCGTTGCTGAGCAAAGCAGGATCTATGTTGTCTATGTTGGTCATGTCGATATTCGGATAGCCAACAGCTGGATGGCCGATATCTGGCATATGGCTCATATCTGGTATATGGTTGACATCCGGCACCTCTTCGTTCCAGAGCTGATCCAAGCCTTCAAAGCTATCAGTTTGAAAGCTATCGTATTGGAAGCTATCGGTTTGGAAGCTATCAGTTTGAAAGCAATCAGTTTGGAAGCTATCAGTTTGGAAGCTGTCAGTTTGAAAGCTATCAGTCTGAAAGCTATCAGTCTGAAAGCTGTTGTTCCCAAAATCATTGCCGAAACTATAGTCGAACGTTGCTTGGGAGTACTGGTCGAGGACTTGATCGAAATCTTGCTGCTCAGGGGCTTGCTGCCCATAGAATTGTAGTGGTTGCTGAAAAGCTTGCTGCCCAGAGGACGGCCCTGGGGCAGATGAACTTGAAGCAGGGGACTCATCAGGGGAGTCATCAGGGGTCGCATTCCTCCTGGATTGTTTGCGAGGCTTTATGGTGCAGATGTAACACCTCTtcaagaggaagatgacatCCGATCTCACGATCCCACAATACTTGCTGCTGACTTCGTCCCAGGTGGCATCCCACCCTCCATGATCATTGGACATGTGGACTTTTTCCACCACATTCAAGATCTCATCTTCGGTGACAACCACCCTATCCTGGAACTTCCTGCTGCTCTTTCCGCCCTTCCCACTCCTCCAAGGCTTCTTGCCTTTTCCGTTCTTGGCGGGCTTCTCGGGCTTCTCGCTCTTGCCGATGCCCCAGAGGATATGCCTGGCACCGTCCCATTTATAAGTCTTAAACGCGTAGTTTCGTAGAGAGTAGTCACTCTGAGTTTGGGGCTTGGCATCCTTGTCAGCGAGCCATCGTATAAGACTGTGCTTCCTCTCTGCGGATATGTGCTTCTTGTTGGTGTTTTCCTGGAGATATTCCCTAAACTCCCTCTGAACCTCAGGCTCTCTACTGAATGGGTGAAATTCTTGATATTGATTCTCCATCTTAGATTACACAACATACACCCCCACACCATTCTGTCCGGGAGTCTGCGAGTCACCAGCATAGTCATCCCTGGGAATAGTCCCTgaaaagctttttttctgattGTCTCACATTTCACGCTGCCCGTCAAGAGTCGAATGAAGTGCATTTCTCGACGAGCGGCGTACGCCGCCCATAAAGTGGTCCCTCTCGACGACAGGCGTACGCCGCTTGTCGAGAAGGGCTGTGACTGGCTCGAGCAACGCATGTCTAAGAACCCAAAGCAAAAATcccacaaaaaaagaaaagaaagtcgGGGAAGACCTATTTATCAGTAAAAAAAATGAATTTATCTCTCCCAAGCGCTGAATATCCGTGACTTTCATGTCTCAAAAAGCTGTTTGGTCGTCTTTGTGGAGCACACCGACCTACACCGACATACGACCTAGATCAAAAGGAACCTATAATATGCCGCCGCTAAGTAGCCGTGCTGTTTTGTAATGTCTAGGGAAATACGAGAGATTGCAGTAGAGAGGGGTATAATTCAAACTACCAAGGAGTTACATCTAGCCTTTATCAAGTAATATATCGTTGGTCTCGCGAAGTAGGCTCGGCATATGCTCAGCAGATACAATGATATCTAGCAACTCAAACTATCGATAAGAGCATCTTACATGCACTCATTGATCTTCTACCATATTGCTGGCCACTGCCCTTCACTACAAGAATTGGTATCGCGACAAGCTTCTAGCATAACTATCATAGAGCAGGCATACTCATCTCCTTGCCATCTATTAAATCACGCTATCGAAATTACTGTCTTACTTATATTGCAAGACAATTTGCGCCCTTTGTAAATCTGTCACAGCAACATTGGTATCTtgttgcttttcttcttgatttCGCCCAAGGCCCTGCTGCCCAACTGCCGTGTTACTTGATGCCCAAACCGCACCGTAAGCGCGCAGTACATACAAACGGAAACGATGCGAACTctgggagagagagaaaaaaacgtAATTTAATATTCAAGATGATTGATTAGCCAGTAAATAGGCAGCTTCAGATCTCAACGCTCTGCTTCCTACTCACGAGACTGCGGCCTGGTGTGGTAGCAATTGCGGGCGTCTTGTGCAATTGCGGGCGTCTTGTCCAGCCCTACAGCGAGACAGAGCTGTGTTCAGAATTATTGTTTCATTGAGCATAGCTTCGAGCTAGGTTACCTTCTCCAACAAACTAAGGTTTGATTCCTCTATCGTCTTCTATCTCCTTCCATAGATATGTCTTAGATGCCTCGACTAGGCGTAGGAGACTCTTTGTGCAGCGGCTAGCAGACCGCCAACGCCTTAACTATTTTTGCAGCAAGATACTTGGACAAGCTATTATAATTGGGCGTCTCTGAAGTACCAGATTCTATCCCAGAGTTAAGCGACTATAGCAAAGTGTGACCTCAGAGCCTTGTTTTGTTCTTCCCCCTCAGGTCGTTCCACTCACGCGAGCCCCTGTTTCACTTAAACCGATTTTCTGGCCCTGTTAGCTTGTCTGGAAATACGAGCAGTCAGATGAAGTGATGATCACACAGATCAAGGTAACCGATCGGATCATACGGGGCCGTCCCTATGCGGGTAACCCTACCTAGATTCAtatactactgctactaaCAATTACCTATATACGAAGCGTTGCCTTTTGGCCTTACAAACTGTGCCTGTAGTTGATACTAGAGCCCGCTGAATACATGGATTCACTGTCCTGTCTTGCTTACGTTGTCCGGGCGCGGATAGCTGCGGTCGAAGCGTCGGCTTTGGCCGCGGTGGAATAGGCCACTGTATCGTGACCGTAATCATTTGAGCtagaaggaaaaagcaaagaaatagGCATAACATGATCAAAAATATTACGTCTATGGCTGAAGGAGCATCATGCTGGCTTACTGAAATTTCCTAAGCGTAACGCAGGGCGAATTATTGATGCTGTGACCCTGACCATGTCTTATGAGATCCACCACACCTTTTGCGAGGGGAGAGTTGGAGCTGTCAAGGCGGCAATTTATACATATACAAAGATAATAGGAGCAATACTAGGTACTATAGATGTTAATACCATGAGTATGCGCATTTGATGTATATTTTTGTGCTAATGACTTTTCCTTGCCGGGCTTTCTTGCAAACCACTTGGCTGCCCAAATACTTACGTCCTACTTGTATGAGCAGATGCTCCAAGGAAATACCGTATTCCCTCGTAAAATCTCACTTTGAGAATGAAATAATGTATCTTCGGTGTGATATAATACCCTACCTATGCTAGTAAAAAAAGCGAATTTAACTACTACCAAAAATCCTACCAGGCCGGCGACAGGCCCACGGCCAAGGTCGAGTCCGCGAGGTCAAACCGCAGCTCAGCTTTAGCTGTGTGCCTCATGGGATTACAGTTACCTTTTGTTGCTTTTTCATAGGCACTTTCTGTGTTTATTTACCAAAAGATACTTGATTGCTTACCTAGTTCCACAGCTAAAGTCGATTGGGCGAGAGTCTGCGAGATCGAGGTGTAACTCGACTTTAGACGTACAAGTACCTTTTGTTGCTTTCTCATAGGCGTTTGCTATCTTTGTTTACCAAAAGACACATGGTTGCTTACCAAGATCCACAGCCAAAGTCGAGTTTGCAAGGCAATACGGTACTGTAGCAGTATGAGC is a window from the Trichoderma atroviride chromosome 5, complete sequence genome containing:
- a CDS encoding uncharacterized protein (EggNog:ENOG41), producing MENQYQEFHPFSREPEVQREFREYLQENTNKKHISAERKHSLIRWLADKDAKPQTQSDYSLRNYAFKTYKWDGARHILWGIGKSEKPEKPAKNGKGKKPWRSGKGGKSSRKFQDRVVVTEDEILNVVEKVHMSNDHGGWDATWDEVSSKYCGIVRSDVIFLLKRCYICTIKPRKQSRRNATPDDSPDESPASSSSAPGPSSGQQAFQQPLQFYGQQAPEQQDFDQVLDQYSQATFDYSFGNDFGNNSFQTDSFQTDSFQTDSFQTDSFQTDCFQTDSFQTDSFQYDSFQTDSFEGLDQLWNEEVPDVNHIPDMSHMPDIGHPAVGYPNIDMTNIDNIDPALLSNDFQNMSLTYTYPLPEEPSGSDTYPYDPDFMLDSV